A single window of Desulfuromonas sp. TF DNA harbors:
- the dapB gene encoding 4-hydroxy-tetrahydrodipicolinate reductase, producing MIKIAVTGAAGRMGGRIITAVKETEGVELTGAVERAGHPLIGQDAGSVAGCGPLGVPILDSLDGALADADVLIDFTFPEVTLHNAEVCARLGKKLVTGSTGFTSEQREQMKRHAAAVPVVMAPNMSVGVNACFKLLKEAARILGDGFDVEIVELHHNKKKDSPSGTAVRMGQIVAEELGRDYDKVANFHREGMCGERTHEEIGMQTVRGGDIVGEHTVYFIGMGERIEITHRAMSRDMFARGAARAAAWTGDKGAGLYDMQDVLGLK from the coding sequence ATGATCAAAATTGCCGTTACCGGCGCCGCCGGCCGGATGGGCGGGCGGATCATCACCGCCGTCAAGGAGACCGAGGGGGTCGAACTCACCGGCGCCGTCGAGCGCGCAGGTCATCCCCTGATCGGGCAGGACGCCGGCTCAGTCGCAGGCTGCGGCCCGCTGGGGGTCCCCATCCTCGATTCCCTCGATGGCGCCCTCGCCGACGCCGACGTCCTCATCGACTTCACCTTTCCCGAAGTCACGCTCCATAACGCCGAAGTCTGCGCCCGACTCGGAAAGAAGCTGGTGACCGGCTCCACAGGGTTCACCTCCGAGCAGCGCGAGCAGATGAAGCGCCACGCCGCGGCCGTTCCGGTGGTGATGGCTCCCAACATGAGCGTCGGGGTCAACGCCTGCTTCAAGCTCCTCAAGGAGGCGGCCCGGATTCTCGGTGACGGCTTCGACGTTGAGATCGTGGAGCTGCACCACAACAAGAAGAAGGACTCCCCTTCCGGCACCGCCGTGCGCATGGGGCAGATCGTCGCCGAAGAGCTGGGCCGCGACTACGACAAGGTGGCCAACTTCCACCGCGAGGGGATGTGCGGTGAGCGTACTCACGAGGAGATCGGCATGCAGACCGTCCGCGGCGGCGACATCGTCGGCGAGCACACCGTCTACTTCATCGGCATGGGCGAGCGCATCGAGATCACCCACCGGGCCATGAGCCGCGACATGTTCGCCCGAGGCGCCGCCCGCGCCGCCGCCTGGACCGGCGACAAGGGGGCGGGGCTGTATGACATGCAGGATGTGCTGGGGCTGAAGTAG